Within the Candidatus Palauibacter soopunensis genome, the region CGAGACAGGTTGCTCCGCGAAAAACGGGCGTCCGCTTGTGAGATGGATACTGCCCGACATAAGCCGCGCCCGACACGCCCTTGGGAGCGGCGTCCGGGACACGGCGACCGCCGCCGTCGCGGCGGTGTCGGGATACCTCCGCGAGCGCTCCGGGGGACCCGTTCAGACGGACCTCGCGAAGCGCGGCTGGCGGTGGGACGGAGACCGGCGATGCCGGGCCGTCCATGCACTCCGGAAGCCGAAGCGGCGAACGATCCCGCCAGCGCCCATGTCGCTGGGCATGGGCACTGGTTCCGCCTTGGGGTGGATCAACCTGATTACTTGCGACTCCTCCGGTGCTTCGACTCGTTCGCTCGGGCCGTCCTTCACGCTTCGGGAACCCGAAGGGCGGCGCACTACGGATTCCATCCTCAGATGGTTTCAATCCGGTTGGCGAGCGGTTCGGACAATGCAACCTCCGAGGCACGCTGAAGACGGACTCACGGTCAAGTCGGAGGACCGGAGCGCCCCCTCGGGTCCTCCGCGCGGGGGCGATCATGGTGCGTTCTTTCGCGAGCTTCATGCCCGAACGGTGGAGGACCATTCGTGGGGCAGTCAACCGGTAGGAGAGATCCTACAGTCCAAGGCGTTCCGGAGAGGGATCCGGGCTGTCGGACACCGCCGCCAGAAGCGGTCGGAAGCTCCTCCCCGACTGGGATTGCGGCAGGTCCGGGAAGTAGTAGTCCGTTCAGGTGCCGGAGTATTCTGACGGCCCTTATCAGGCGGGCCAATTCATCCCGTCCCTCAGCACCTCATGCCGGATCAACCGACGGCTCAAGCTCCTCGGCGATGGCTTGGAAGGCTTCCAACGCCGCGTGCAGGTCCTCGACGATCTCGGCGGCCAACACCTCCGGTGCGGGCAGGTTCTCGCCGTCCTCCAAGGCGCTGTCCCTGAGCCACAGAAGGTCCAGATTCAGCTTATCGCGCTTCGCCAGTTCGTCGTACTCGAACGCCCGCCAGCGGCCACCCTCGTCTTCCGGGCTCCACGTCGGCTTTCTCCTGTGGCGCTCACCCGGTTGGTAGCAGGTCACGAAGTCGTCCAGGTCCGCCCGCCGGAGCGGCTTCATCTTGAGCGTGAAGTGCTTGTTCGTCCGCAGGTCGTAGACCCAAAGCCGCTCCGTCCAAGGCTTCTCGCGCGCGGGCTTCGCGTCGAAGAACAGGACGTTCGCCTTCACTCCTTGGGCGTAGAAGATCCCGGTCGGCAGGCGGAGGAGGGTATGCACGTCGAACGCTTGGAGCAGATTCCGCCGCACCGTCTCGCCAGCACCGCCCTCGAACAGGACGTTGTCCGGCACCACGATGGCGCAGGTGCCGTGCATCCCGAGCAGCGTCTTCACGTGCTGGAGGAAGTTGAGTTGCTTGTTCTTGGTGGTGGTCCAGAAATCCTGACGCTCGTAGGTGTCGGACTCCGTCTCCAGTTCGCCCTCCTCGTTCACGATCCGGACGCTACTCTTCTTCCCGAACGGCGGGTTGGTGAGCACCATCGAAAAGCGGTCGTTGGGATCGTTCGCCAAGCTGTCCACTCCCGACCGGATCGGGGACTCGTCCGGGGCGATCCCGTGCAGGTACAGGTTCATGATGCAGAGCCGGGCGGTCGCGGGCACGATCTCCCAGCCCTGCACGAAGCCCGTCCGCAGGTGAGCCTTCTGGTCGGGGTCGAGCGTGCTCCCGTGCTCGCGGACCACATGGTCGTGCGCGGCGAGCAGGAATCCGCCTGTTCCGCAGGCGGGATCGCAAACGGTGTCGTCCGGCCCCGGCCGCACGCAATCCACGATGGCCTTGATGAGTTCGCGGGGCGTGAAGTACTGGCCCGCGCCCTTCGGCGACTCCTGGGCCGACTTGGCAAGCAGGCCCTCGTAGATGTCGCCTTTCACGTCCGCGTGCATCGACATCCAGTCCTCGGGGTCGATCAGGTCCACGATCAGGCGCTTCAGCGTCGCCGGGTTCTGGATCTCCTGCCGGGCCTTCTTGAAGATCTCCCCCAGCATCCCTCCCCGCCTCGGAAGTTCGGTCAGGATGCGCCGGTAGTGCGTCTCCAATTCCTCGCCGTCGCGGGCGAGAAGGCTGGGCCAGTCGAGTCCATCCGGCACGATGGGCGGGCGGTTCCAGGGCGGCTGCGTCCGCTGGTGCGCCATCTTCAGGAACAGCAGGAAGGTGATCTGCTCCGTGTAGGCCATGTAGGACAGGCCGTCGTCGCGCAGCAGGTGGGCGAAGCTCCACGCCTTGTTGACGATCTGCCGGGTGTCGTTCGGCATCAGGGGACTCGGCTCTTGGGTTGGCGTTTTCGTTGGATGGCGCGACGCTTCCGCCGCTTCCGTTCCACCGCCCGTTCGGCCCGGATCCGCTCCAAGAGGACGGAAGCGGGCTCGTCGGCAGGATCCTGCGGGACCAAGCGGCCCTCGAAGGCGCGCTTCAGGATGGATTGGCGAAGGGCGGAGACCTTGATGCCGGCTTCGGCTTCAATCTGTCCTTGAACGACCCGTGCCGCGTCAGAAAGGGCGTCGGCGAGTCTGACCGCGCAGGCTTGCTCCGGCATGGGTGCCAAGGGAACGGGAAGAGCCCTGACCTTCGAGAGACTGAGCGTGTGAAGACCAGACGTTGAGCTTGCCACTGCCAACACGGTCCGCCGACCGAGGGGCGAGAGGAGCCACAACAGCATCCATCGGGACCGACACGCCGAAATGGGGCAGCGCACCTTGATTAGGTGATTCTGGTGGCAGCACGGTGCCAAGTCGCCCTGCCACTGGGCGACGCGGCCGATTTGGTCGGCGCTTCCGTTGCCTTCGACGACCAAGAGGTCTCCGGAGCGTAGCAGCACGCGATCAAGCTCTTTTTCCGACACTCCTATCGTCCGTACATCATCCAGCCTGATCTCGTCGGCGTAGACATTCGCCACGCGGAGATAGGGATACCGGATCGGGAGCCGACTCCTTGAAGGGTTCTTGGTCAACCCGCCCGTCACCGCCGAAACCTGATCAACCGTCGCCCAGCACCACCCTTCCGGCAGTTCCGGCAACCCGCTCGTGTCCGGTGCCACGGGCTCCTTGTACTTCGCCTTCCAGTTACGCGGCGGCTTCCTGCCCTTGGCCTTGAACTTCGCGAGTTGTTCGGCCTCCCAGTGCTTCCGCCGTTCGGCCAGGATACGCCGAAGCAGGTCTTCGCCGGTCTCGGTGGGCGGATTCTCGCGTCTCCATTCCTCGGTCAGCCTGCCCTCGACGGCGGCCTTGAGGACGGACGCGCGGTAGCGCTCCAGATTGGCCTCGGCGCGCTTGAGCGCGGCCACGCCCTCGTCCAGTCTCGCGAACAGCGACTCGATCTTGGCGACGATGCGGTGTTGTTCGGGGAGGGGGGCAAGGGGGATCGAGGCGTCTTCCAGCCAGACCTTGGGCACACGCCGTTGCCCAACGGCGCCCTGCATGTTTTCGCGAGCCAGTTGCCGGAAGGAAGACCGTGCAACGCTGTAAGCTATCCAACGATCAAGACCATCGGCCCGCGGCCGCATCACGAAGAACTCGGTAGACCCGTATCCGAGGGGCGGTTGAATCTCTGGAACGATGGCGATCTTTCCGTTCTCCATGCACGGCGTGATCTTGGCAAAGAGCACATCGCCCGGTCGAAACTGAGTGTATCCCCGCTTGATCGAAGAGAACGGGCGTCGGCCGGAAACGTCGATTCCTCGGAAGTCCTCGGCTACCTTTGGCATGGGGACGAACACCAGCGGGGTGCGGTCCTCAAGATCGGGTTGGATCCTCGCTGGATTAATGCTGACCAGATCCTGCATCTGGACTCGCATCCACCCTTCCGGCACCCCACTCATGCCGCTAGCCTGTCATTGAGTTCGGCCAGCAGAGGGTTCAGGTCGTCACCGAACGCCCGGTACACGCCGCCGAGTCCACCCCACTGGTTGAACGGCACGTCCTCGAAGTCGTCCGGCTCGATCCGCAGGCTGCTCGCGATGTGGTCTTTGATCGCGTCCAGCCATTGCCGCTGGCGGGGCGTGAAGGTCTGTCCGACGTGCTCCTTCTCCGCGAGCCACTCGCGGTAGCGGGCTTCCACCTGCTCGGCGACCGGGACGAGCGTCCCGCCGGGCTCGATCGCGTGCCTCACGATGGCCACAAGGTCCACAAGCGCGCTTCCGCCCCTGCCTTCCACCTTGTCCGGCTCCAGCGCCTCGTAGAGCCGCCACAACCCGTTCTCGGGGTCGTGGATCCCGACCGGCGGACTCCGGAGCGCGTCGCGAAGCTCCTTGACGTGCCGATACCGGAGCCCCGCGCGGTACGGACGGCTGTACAGTATGCGGAGCGCCTCGATCTCGTCCTTGTTCTCCTCGATGAACCGCTTGAAGTCGTCCAGCTTGGACCGGGCGCTCTCGACGGCGGCCTCGCTGTGCCCGAAGTCGAGGAGCACGTCGATGGCCGACTCGTCGATGATCTGGTAGAGGCTCTGGGCGATCTCGACGATCGCCTTCCTCAGCCCCGGTTTGGTGAACGGCTTGAGCGCCTCTGCCATGCGCTCGCGCTCCACGGTGTCCAGTTGCTCCGGGGTCGGATCGTCGTCCTCGGCGAGACCGAACCGCTCGACGGCGGCCATGCGCGTGCCCTGAGCGTCGATGCTGGTCAGCAGCGCGCCCGTGAGCGCCGCGAGGCTCGCCCCGCCCGCCTCCTTCGCGATCCGCGCCGACTGGCTCTCGTCCACCCGCCGCCCGAGCCGGGCCAACCGCGAGGCCAGGCTCGATACGAGGTCCGCGTGCGCCATCCCCATCGCCGCCATCTGAAGCAGCCTTTTCATGCTGACCGACGGCTGGCGCTCCAGCGGCGGCGACACCGTCTTGTCGCGCTCGCACACGCCGACCGCATCGACGATCACGAAATGCGTCTTGTGCTCCGCGTCCGGGGTGACCTTCCGCAGGTCGCCCGGCTCGATGACGCGCACGCCGCGGCCCTTCATCTGCTCGAAGTAGCCCGCCGAGTTCACGTTGCGCATGAACAGCAGGCATTCGAGCGGCTTCACGTCGGTGCCGGTCGCGATCATGTCCACGGTGACGGCGATGCGCGGGTTGTAGGAGTTGCGGAAGCTGCTCAGCAGGTCCTCCGGCGAGGCACCGGTCGTCTTCGATGTGATCTTCCGGCAGAACTCGTTGCCCTTGCCGAACTCCTCCTTGAGAACCTTCACGATGTCGTCGGCGTGGCTGTCGGTCTTCGCGAACACGAGCGTCTTCGGAACCTCCGTGCGGCCGGGAAAGATCTTCGTGAACAGATGGTCGCGGAAGGTGCGCGCGACGAGCCGGATCTGGTCCGGCGCGACCACGTCGCGGTCGAGTTGGTTCGCCGTGTAGGTAAGGTCGGCCTCAAGCTCCGCGTGCGTCGTCTCGCGGGTGCGCCGGTCGCGCTTGGGCACGTACGTCCCGGCTTCGGCCAGCACGGCTCCGCCCTCCTCGGTGATTCTGGTCTTGATGCGGTAGATGTCGTAGCCAACGTTGATCCCGTCCGCCACGGCCTTCATGTGCGAGTAGTCCTGCACGACGTTGTTCCTGAAGAACCCGACGGTCTGCGGGCTCGGGGTCGCGGTCAGGCCGATGAGGAAGGCGTCGAAGTACTCGATCACCTGCCGCCAGACGTTGTAGATCGAGCGGTGGCACTCGTCGATCACGATGAAGTCGAAGTGCTCAGGTGGCAGACCCGGCGTGTACTCGACCGGGACGGGCTCGCCGCCAAGCGGACCGCCCGACTCGAACAGCGACTCGTCCTCGTTGGCCGGATCGTACTCGGAATCGCCCTTCAGCATCGAGTAGAGGCGCTGGATGGTCGTGATGACCACCTTGCTGGACGCCTTGATCCTGTTGCCGCTCAAGCGCTGGACCGGGAACTCGTCGGAGAAGGTGTACGCCGAGCCGGGATCCCGGAACTCCTGGAACTCCCTCAAGGTCTGCTTGCCGAGGTTGTTGCGGTCCACGAGGAACAGGATGCGCTCCGCCCCGGCGTGCTTGATGAGCCGGTGGCAGGCCGTGACCGCCGTGAAGGTCTTTCCGCTACCCGTCGCCATCTGGATCAGGGCGCGCGGACGGCCGTGAGCCAGCGACCGCTCAAGCTCTCGGATCGCGTCGTGCTGCACGTCCCACAGGCGGCCCTTGGGTAGGGCGGGCATTCGGCGGAGTTCGGCGCGCAGCTGCGCGTCTCCCAACCCCTGAAGCCGGATAAGCTCCTCTGGGCGGTGGAACGTGAAGATCTCCCGGCTTCGCGGTTCCGGGTCGAGTCCGTTAGTGAACTGCGTGACCTTGCCGGTGGACTCGTAGGCGAACGGAAGCGGGCAGCTCCAAGCCGGAACCCGCTGGTCCAGTCCCTCCGTGTACTTCTCGGACTGGGGCAACACGCCTTCCAGGGTGTGTCCGGCAGGCTTGGCCTCGATGACGCCGATGGCGCGACCGTCGGCGTAGAGCAGGTAGTCGGCGGAACCGGACTTGATCTCCCCGCCCTTC harbors:
- a CDS encoding class I SAM-dependent DNA methyltransferase; the encoded protein is MPNDTRQIVNKAWSFAHLLRDDGLSYMAYTEQITFLLFLKMAHQRTQPPWNRPPIVPDGLDWPSLLARDGEELETHYRRILTELPRRGGMLGEIFKKARQEIQNPATLKRLIVDLIDPEDWMSMHADVKGDIYEGLLAKSAQESPKGAGQYFTPRELIKAIVDCVRPGPDDTVCDPACGTGGFLLAAHDHVVREHGSTLDPDQKAHLRTGFVQGWEIVPATARLCIMNLYLHGIAPDESPIRSGVDSLANDPNDRFSMVLTNPPFGKKSSVRIVNEEGELETESDTYERQDFWTTTKNKQLNFLQHVKTLLGMHGTCAIVVPDNVLFEGGAGETVRRNLLQAFDVHTLLRLPTGIFYAQGVKANVLFFDAKPAREKPWTERLWVYDLRTNKHFTLKMKPLRRADLDDFVTCYQPGERHRRKPTWSPEDEGGRWRAFEYDELAKRDKLNLDLLWLRDSALEDGENLPAPEVLAAEIVEDLHAALEAFQAIAEELEPSVDPA
- a CDS encoding DEAD/DEAH box helicase family protein — encoded protein: MPLTPEQQAREEIDGQLEACGWTVQDFSSMDIHAGRGVAVREYPLKWEKGGEIKSGSADYLLYADGRAIGVIEAKPAGHTLEGVLPQSEKYTEGLDQRVPAWSCPLPFAYESTGKVTQFTNGLDPEPRSREIFTFHRPEELIRLQGLGDAQLRAELRRMPALPKGRLWDVQHDAIRELERSLAHGRPRALIQMATGSGKTFTAVTACHRLIKHAGAERILFLVDRNNLGKQTLREFQEFRDPGSAYTFSDEFPVQRLSGNRIKASSKVVITTIQRLYSMLKGDSEYDPANEDESLFESGGPLGGEPVPVEYTPGLPPEHFDFIVIDECHRSIYNVWRQVIEYFDAFLIGLTATPSPQTVGFFRNNVVQDYSHMKAVADGINVGYDIYRIKTRITEEGGAVLAEAGTYVPKRDRRTRETTHAELEADLTYTANQLDRDVVAPDQIRLVARTFRDHLFTKIFPGRTEVPKTLVFAKTDSHADDIVKVLKEEFGKGNEFCRKITSKTTGASPEDLLSSFRNSYNPRIAVTVDMIATGTDVKPLECLLFMRNVNSAGYFEQMKGRGVRVIEPGDLRKVTPDAEHKTHFVIVDAVGVCERDKTVSPPLERQPSVSMKRLLQMAAMGMAHADLVSSLASRLARLGRRVDESQSARIAKEAGGASLAALTGALLTSIDAQGTRMAAVERFGLAEDDDPTPEQLDTVERERMAEALKPFTKPGLRKAIVEIAQSLYQIIDESAIDVLLDFGHSEAAVESARSKLDDFKRFIEENKDEIEALRILYSRPYRAGLRYRHVKELRDALRSPPVGIHDPENGLWRLYEALEPDKVEGRGGSALVDLVAIVRHAIEPGGTLVPVAEQVEARYREWLAEKEHVGQTFTPRQRQWLDAIKDHIASSLRIEPDDFEDVPFNQWGGLGGVYRAFGDDLNPLLAELNDRLAA